A genome region from Poecile atricapillus isolate bPoeAtr1 chromosome 34, bPoeAtr1.hap1, whole genome shotgun sequence includes the following:
- the ITGAM gene encoding integrin alpha-M has protein sequence MAPGTLLVAMAALGTALSSCGLDLETPRLFRGDPGGAFGASVAQLGTGDDGWLLVGAPLERGGSDTAPFTAAGFRSGTCRKLPLQGPPGAVNSSLGLALAAGEDAALVCGPTSPQVCGVNVHLNGFCVQLDSALRPVRNLPEKFPECPKPSLDIAFLVDGSGSIGRGDFETMKIFIAAVIRRFRHADVQFSLTQFSDKIRTHFDFGTFRNLPDPARLLRNVRQLGGSTYTATAILTVLQEMFVADRGARAGARRILVVVTDGQKFGDSRDYPEVISKAEAMAVTRYAIGVGRAFQSPSAHQELLDVASSPAHVFRVDSFGALEGIQSELQEKIFAIEGTSSALSSSFQLEMAQEGFSATLTPAGPALGAVGAFDWSGGVLVYGGGGAATFINGSGPHLGTPGGHLGTPGAHLGTPGGHLGTPGGHLGTPGGHLGTPGAHLGTPGAHLGTPGGHLGTPGGHLDGVGDMRDAYLGYSAVAVPWGHSWALVLGAPRWGHLGRVIVLSGHTWTLQAQATGRQVGSYFGASLLALEPRPGEPSPGEPRPGEPSPGELSPGEPSPGEPSPGEPRPGEPLRILVGAPLFYGGGSGGRVELCELQGSHLRCHLSLRGSPGQPLGRFGASLAHLGDLDGDTWPEVAVGAPLEDDGGGAVYLFRGAPGGVSAEGAQRIPGSRFPSQPRFFGQSLSGGRDLSGDHLPDLAVGARGQVLLLRSPPLLQVRLSLTFEPQVIPAAVSECPEEGEEPRAHLARARPLLHLRQRSRDSFGSELSLSLHFRAELDPGRLRSRGIFASGTFQNGSLRMGEGRSCRSLEIFSKGCPQDTLTPLTLRVTLSGVGDPLEAAGGLRPQLGPDSDTAVTASLPFEHDCGPDNSCQDELHVGLRLEGPGVLVVGDGDALGVTVTVTNRGESSFGPAVTLGHPEGLSYRKVEVIEAPRRSVTVRCHSEAPEGRGHLTLCQVQPPLLRAGAQVIFRVTLDVPPQVELGDSLEVTAEATSSNPGAPGSGGRSQRATIPVRYQVFLVLASSPDSTRYLNVTSGSAPPPPRPPHPPLPGEGVGGAGPGC, from the exons ATGGCGCCGGGGACGCTCCTGGTGGCGATGGCGGcgctggggacag cgCTGAGCTCCTGCGGGTTGGACCTGGAGACCCCGCGGCTGTTCCGGGGTGACCCCGGCGGAGCTTTCGGCGCCAGCGTGGCCCAGCTCGGCACCGGCGACGACGGATG gCTCCTGGTGGGGGCCCCTCTGGAACGCGGCGGCTCCGACACCGCGCCGTTTACGGCTGCGGGCTTCCGCTCCGGAACCTGCCGGAAACTTCCGCTCCAAG GACCACCCGGAGCGGTCAATTCCTCGCTGGGGTTGGCGTTGGCGGCCGGAGAAGACGCGGCCTTG GTGTGTGGCCCCACCTCCCCCCAGGTGTGCGGGGTCAATGTCCACCTCAACGGCTTCTGCGTCCAGCTGGACTCCGCCCTGCGGCCGGTCCGGAACCTTCCGGAGAAATTCCCAG AGTGTCCGAAGCCCTCGCTGGACATCGCCTTCCTGGTGGACGGCTCGGGCAGCATCGGCCGCGGGGACTTTGAGACCATGAAGATCTTCATCGCCGCGGTCATCCGGCGCTTCCGCCACGCCGACGTCCAG TTCTCCCTCACCCAGTTCTCGGACAAGATCCGGACCCACTTTGACTTCGGGACCTTCCGGAACCTTCCGGACCCCGCGCGGCTCCTCAGGAACGTCCGGCAGCTCGGCGGCTCCACCTACACGGCTACGGCCATCCTGACCGTGct GCAGGAGATGTTCGTGGCTGACCGCGGCGCTCGGGCCGGCGCCCGGCGGATCCTGGTGGTGGTGACCGATGGTCAGAAGTTCGGGGACAGCCGGGACTATCCAGAGGTCATCTCCAAGGCCGAAGCCATGGCGGTCACTCGCTACGCCATCGGG gtggGCCGGGCGTTCCAGTCCCCCTCAGCCCATCAGGAGCTCCTGGACGTGGCCTCCAGCCCCGCCCACGTTTTCCGGGTCGACTCCTTCGGGGCCCTGGAGGGGATCCAGAGCGAGCTCCAGGAGAAGATCTTCGCCATCGAGG gtacGAGCTCCgccctcagcagctccttccagctggAGATGGCCCAGGAGGGATTCAGCGCCACCCTGACCCCT GCCGGTCCGGCCCTGGGAGCCGTCGGCGCCTTCGATTGGTCCGGAGGGGTCCTGGTCTAcggcgggggaggggcggccACCTTCATCAACGGCTCCGGgccacacctgggcacacctgggggacacctggggacacctggagcacacctgggcacacctgggggacacctggggacacctggaggacacctgggcacacctggaggacacctggggacacctggagcacacctgggcacacctggagcacacctgggcacacctggaggacacctggggacacctgggggacacctggacgGCGTCGGGGACATGAGGGACGCTTACCTGG GGTACTCGGCCGTGGCCGTACCTTGGGGTCACTCCTGGGCTCTGGTCCTGGGCGCTCCCAGGTGGGGTCACCTGGGCAGGGTCATCGTCCTCTCCGGCCACACCTGGACACTGCAGGCCCAGGCCACCGGCCGGCAG gtgggCTCCTATTTCGGGGCGTCGCTCCTGGCCCTGGAGCCCcgcccaggtgagcccagcccaggtgagccccgcccaggtgagcccagcccaggtgagctcagcccaggtgagcccagcccaggtgagcccagcccaggtgagccccgcCCAGGTGAGCCCCTGCGGATCCTGGTGGGGGCGCCCCTGTTCTACGGGGGGGGCAGCGGTGGACGAGTGGAGCTGTGCGAGCTgcag GGCTCTCACCTGcgctgtcacctgtccctgcggggctcacctgggcagcccctgggcCGCTTCGGGGCCAGCCTGGCTCACCTGGGCGACCTGGACGGGGACACCTGGCCCGAGGTGGCCGTGGGGGCTCCCCTGGAGGACGACGGGGGCGGAGCCGTTTACCTGTTCAGGGGCGCACCTGGAGGGGTCAGCGCCGAGGGAgcacag CGCATTCCGGGCTCCAGGTTCCCGTCCCAGCCCCGATTTTTCGGCCAATCCCTGAGCGGCGGCCGCGACCTGAGCGGGGATCACCTGCCCGACCTGGCCGTGGGGGCGCGGGGacaggtgctgctgctcag gtccccacCCCTGCTCCAGGTGCGTCTCTCGCTCACCTTCGAGCCCCAGGTGATTCCGGCCGCGGTTTCCGAGTGTCCCGAGGAGGGGGAGGAGCCTCGGGCTCACCTGGCGCGGGCGCGGCCTCTGCTTCACCTGCGCCAACGCAGCCGGGACAGCTTCG GTTCcgagctctctctctctctccacttCCGGGCCGAGCTCGATCCCGGGAGGCTCCGGAGCCGCGGAATTTTCGCTTCCGGAACCTTCCAGAACGGGAGCCTCCGGATGGGGGAGGGGCGGAGCTGCCGCAGCCTCGAGATCTTCTCCAag ggctGCCCCCAGGACACTTTGACCCCCCTGACCCTTCGGGTGACCCTCAGCGGCGTCGGGGACCCTCTGGAAGCGGCCGGGGGGCTCCGGCCACAGCTCGGACCCGACTCGGACACGGCCGTGACGGCCTCG CTCCCGTTCGAGCACGACTGCGGCCCCGATAATTCCTGCCAGGACGAGCTCCACGTCGGCCTCAGATTGGAGGG gCCGGGGGTGCTGGTGGTGGGGGATGGGGACGCCCTGGGGGTGACGGTGACGGTGACGAACCGGGGCGAGAGCTCCTTCGGGCCGGCGGTGACGCTGGGACACCCCGAGGGGCTGAGCTACAGGAAGGTGGAGGTGATAGAG gcCCCTCGTCGCTCTGTCACCGTCCGTTGTCACTCGGAGGCTCCGGAGGGGCGGGGTCACCTCACGCTGTGCCAGGTGCAGCCGCCGCTGCTGCGGGCGGGGGCCCAG gtgattTTCAGGGTCACTCTGGACGTTCCCCCCCAGGTGGAGCTCGGGGACAGCCTGGAGGTGACGGCCGAGGCCACcag CTCCAATCCAGGTGCGCCGGGCTCAGGTGGGCGGAGCCAACGCGCGACGATCCCGGTCAGGTACCAGGTGTTCCTCGTGCTGGCCAG CTCCCCGGACTCCACCCGTTACCTGAACGTCACTTCCGGctccgcccctccccccccccgcccccctcaCCCACCGCTACcag GTGAAGGTGTtgggggggcggggcctggaTGCTGA